A window of the Xenopus laevis strain J_2021 chromosome 9_10L, Xenopus_laevis_v10.1, whole genome shotgun sequence genome harbors these coding sequences:
- the LOC108701845 gene encoding bile salt export pump codes for MSKKELKKKKVKEIRVGFFQLFRFASGTDIIMMIIGGLCALIHGAAQPMMLLIYGIMTDTFITYDREMQELQDINKECINNTIWWKNGTEYLVDNSTVVCGTKIEERMTEFAYYYIAIGVIVLVLSYFQISLWVTVAARQIQIVRKEYFKKIMRLDIGWFDSNSVGELNTRISDDINKINNAIADQVAIFIERISTFIFGFLIGFVGNWKLTLVIVAVSPLIGLGAGLMAVAVARLTGRELKAYAKAGSVADEVLSAIRTVAAFGGEKKEAERYDNNLEEAQTWGIRKGTIIGFFQGYMWCIIFLCYSLAFWYGSQLVIDSKELSPGSLLQVFFGVLVAAMNLGQASPCLEAFASGRAAATIIYETIDLNPVIDCMSEEGHKLDQVKGDIEFHNVNFCFPSRPDIKTLSDLNISVKPGETTAFVGPSGSGKSSAVQLIQRFYDPTDGKVTLDGHDLRTLNAKWLRSLIGVVEQEPVLFATTIAENISYGRDGVTMDDIEKAAKDANAYNFIMDLPQKFETLVGEGGGQMSGGQKQRIAIARALIRNPKILLLDMATSALDNESEAIVQEALNKVQSGRTTISIAHRLSTVRSADIIVGFDGGRAVEKGTHEELMKLKGVYFTLVTLQNQNNNSAEKTVTEDIAAEKEKPFIRGSYRSSLSNTLRLRSKSQLSNIFPVPLSGNVDGTAMPVEDEIVKQVETKETEKEKKKGKKSKSVIGRVLKYNAEEWPYLLVGSIGAAINGVVTPLYAILFSQILGTFSLPDVDEQRRQINGICILFVIIAAVSFVTQFFQGYAFAKSGERLTRRLRKLGFQAMLGQEIGWFDDNNNSPGALTTRLATDASQVQGATGSQIGMVVNSLTNIGASLIISFYFSWKLSLVVLCFLPLLALSGVFQAKMLTGFANQDKTALEMAGKVSSEAIGNIRTVAGLGKETMFVEVYEKQLVLPYKAAVKKSHVYGACFGFAQCIIFMAYAASFRFGGFLVNTDGIHYSVVFRVISAIVTSGTALGRASSFTPDYAKAKIAAGQFFKLLDRIPKTSVYSSNGEKWGEFKGDIEFVNCKFTYPSRPVTMVLRGLSISVRSGQTLAFVGSSGCGKSTSVQLLERFYDPDEGKVLVDGHATANVNISFLRSKIGIVSQEPVLFEGSIAENIKYGDNSRDISMEEVKEAAKKAHLHEFVMTLPDQYETNVGIQGSQLSRGQKQRIAIARAIVRDPKILLLDEATSALDTESEKTVQVALDEARKGRTCIAIAHRLSTIQSCDIIAVMSQGVIVEKGSHEELMALKGAYYKLVTTGAPLS; via the exons GTCTAAGAAagaattaaagaagaaaaaagtaaaagaaatccGTGTTGGGTTCTTTCAGTtg TTCCGCTTTGCATCTGGAACTGACATAATCATGATGATCATTGGAGGCTTGTGTGCCCTAATCCATGGTGCTGCCCAGCCAATGATGCTTTTGATCTACGGCATAATGACTGATACCTTTATCACATATGACAGAGAGATGCAAGAACTACAGGATATAAATAAGGAATGCATCAATAATACAATTTGGTGGAAGAATGGAACTGAGTACCTTGTAGATAACAGCACCGTAGTCTGTGG AACTAAAATTGAAGAAAGGATGACGGAATTTGCCTACTACTACATCGCTATTGGTGTTATTGTTCTGGTGCTGAGTTACTTTCAG ATTTCCTTATGGGTCACGGTGGCAGCTCGTCAAATACAAATTGTTCGTAAGGAATATTTCAAGAAGATAATGAGACTCGATATTGGTTGGTTTGACAGCAATTCAGTTGGAGAACTGAATACAAGAATTTCCGA TGACATCAACAAAATCAACAATGCCATCGCTGATCAAGTTGCCATCTTCATTGAGAGGATTTCTACATTTATCTTTGGCTTCCTAATCGGCTTTGTTGGAAACTGGAAATTAACCCTTGTTATTGTGGCAGTCAGTCCACTAATTGGCTTAGGAGCGGGACTGATGGCAGTG GCTGTTGCCAGGTTAACAGGCCGGGAGCTAAAAGCATATGCCAAGGCAGGCTCAGTAGCTGATGAAGTTCTCTCTGCTATTCGTACTGTGGCTGCATTTGGTGGAGAGAAAAAGGAGGCCGAGAG GTATGACAATAACTTGGAGGAGGCACAAACTTGGGGCATTCGCAAAGGGACTATTATTGGCTTTTTCCAAGGTTATATGTGGTGCATTATATTCTTATGTTATTCACTAGCATTTTGGTATGGATCCCAGCTGGTAATTGACTCAAAAGAGTTATCACCAGGAAGTCTTCTTCAG GTCTTCTTTGGAGTCTTAGTTGCTGCAATGAATCTAGGCCAGGCATCTCCTTGTTTAGAAGCATTTGCATCTGGCCGAGCAGCCGCCACCATCATATATGAAACCATAGACTTG AATCCAGTAATTGATTGTATGTCTGAAGAAGGCCATAAATTGGACCAGGTGAAGGGAGACATTGAGTTCCATAACGTCAATTTCTGCTTTCCATCCAGACCTGATATAAAG ACTTTAAGTGATCTCAATATCTCAGTTAAACCTGGAGAAACCACGGCTTTTGTTGGACCCAGTGGTTCAGGGAAAAGTTCTGCAGTTCAGCTCATCCAGAGATTCTATGACCCCACAGATGGAAAG GTAACGTTAGATGGACATGACCTCCGTACACTAAACGCTAAGTGGCTGCGCTCTTTGATTGGTGTTGTGGAACAAGAACCAGTGTTGTTTGCCACGACCATTGCCGAGAACATTTCCTATGGACGAGACGGGGTCACTATGGACGATATTGAAAAGGCAGCAAAAGACGCTAATGCCTACAATTTCATAATGGATTTACCTCAG AAATTTGAGACTCTTGTTGGAGAGGGAGGAGGCCAGATGAGTGGTGGGCAGAAGCAAAGAATTGCCATTGCTCGAGCCCTCATCAGAAACCCCAAAATCCTCCTTTTGGATATGGCCACATCTGCACTGGACAATGAGAGTGAAGCTATAGTGCAAGAGGCTCTGAATAAG GTACAGAGTGGGAGAACAACCATTTCCATTGCCCATCGTCTCTCTACTGTCCGGAGTGCAGATATCATTGTGGGATTTGATGGTGGAAGAGCTGTAGAAAAAGGAACCCATGAAGAACTTATGAAATTAAAAGGGGTTTACTTTACACTGGTCACCCTACAGAATCAAAACAACAACTCCG cagaaaaaacTGTCACTGAAGACATTGCAGCAGAAAAAGAGAAACCGTTTATCAGAGGAAGCTATCGCTCAAGCTTAAG CAACACCTTACGCTTGCGTTCGAAATCCCAACTTTCAAATATATTCCCTGTCCCCCTTTCTGGCAACGTGGACGGAACAGCCATGCCGGTGGAAGATGAAATTGTGAAACAAGTAGAGACTAAAGAGACAGAGAAG GAGAAGAAAAAGGGCAAGAAGAGTAAATCTGTTATAGGGCGGGTTTTAAAATACAATGCAGAAGAATGGCCATATCTCCTCGTTGGATCCATTGGTGCTGCAATTAATGGGGTTGTCACACCCCTTTATGCTATTCTGTTCAGTCAGATATTAGGG ACTTTCTCACTGCCAGATGTGGATGAACAAAGAAGACAAATCAATggaatttgcattttgtttgtgaTCATTGCGGCTGTATCTTTTGTTACCCAATTCTTCCAG GGCTATGCATTTGCTAAATCTGGGGAGCGCCTGACACGAAGATTAAGAAAATTGGGCTTTCAGGCAATGCTTGGGCAGGAAATTGGCTGGTTTGATGACAATAACAACAGCCCTGGAGCCTTGACAACACGACTCGCCACAGACGCATCCCAAGTCCAAGGG gCTACTGGATCTCAGATTGGAATGGTTGTTAATTCTCTGACAAACATTGGAGCCTCTCTGATCATTTCATTCTACTTTAGCTGGAAGCTGAGTTTAGTTGTTCTTTGCTTCCTGCCACTACTTGCATTGTCAGGAGTGTTCCAGGCCAAAATGCTCACAGGATTTGCAAATCAGGACAAAACGGCTCTGGAGATGGCTGGAAAG GTTTCAAGCGAAGCGATTGGTAATATCCGTACAGTTGCTGGACTGGGCAAAGAAACCATGTTTGTGGAGGTGTATGAGAAACAACTGGTTTTGCCCTATAAAGCAGCCGTTAAGAAATCCCACGTGTACGGCGCCTGCTTTGGATTTGCTCAGTGCATCATTTTTATGGCCTATGCAGCATCATTCAGATTCGGAGGATTTTTGGTCAATACTGATGGAATTCACTATTCAGTGGTCTTCAG GGTAATATCAGCCATAGTCACCAGTGGAACAGCTCTTGGCAGGGCCTCATCCTTCACTCCTGATTACGCTAAAGCTAAAATTGCAGCAGGACAGTTCTTCAAGTTATTAGACCGCATACCAAAGACAAGTGTGTACAGCAGCAACGGAGAAAAATGG ggtgaatttaaaggtgacatTGAGTTTGTGAACTGCAAATTTACATACCCCAGTCGACCAGTTACCATGGTGCTGAGAGGACTGTCGATCAGTGTCAGGTCCGGACAGACGCTGGCCTTTGTAGGAAGCAGTGGATGTGGGAAAAGCACAAGCGTCCAACTGCTAGAAAGATTCTATGACCCAGATGAAGGAAAAGTT CTTGTAGATGGACATGCCACTGCCAATGTGAACATCTCCTTTTTAAGAAGCAAGATTGGGATTGTCTCTCAGGAGCCAGTATTATTTGAAGGAAGCATTGCGGAAAACATCAAGTATGGGGATAACTCACGGGATATCTCGATGGAGGAGGTTAAAGAAGCTGCAAAGAAAGCTCATTTACATGAGTTTGTAATGACCCTGCCAGAT CAATATGAAACCAATGTTGGAATTCAAGGATCCCAGCTGTCCCGGGGACAAAAACAGCGCATTGCTATAGCCCGTGCAATTGTCAGAGATCCAAAGATATTACTGCTGGATGAGGCTACATCTGCTCTAGATACAGAGAGTGAAAAG aCAGTACAAGTTGCCCTGGATGAAGCTAGAAAAGGTCGCACCTGCATCGCAATTGCCCATCGTTTGTCCACTATACAAAGCTGTGATATTATAGCCGTGATGTCACAAGGTGTCATTGTCGAAAAGGGCTCCCATGAAGAACTTATGGCCTTGAAAGGGGCTTATTATAAACTTGTCACCACTGGGGCACCCCTAAGCtaa